A part of Quatrionicoccus australiensis genomic DNA contains:
- a CDS encoding phage holin family protein, protein MLANLTAFFIHWGIIALSLWVASHVFSGIRFASTGTLLVSALLLSFANAVLRPLLIVLTLPLTFLTLGFFLLVINALMLLLVARLVDGFKISGFWTAFFASLFIALMSMLLGGLVPDAELTIYRLPASGPTISM, encoded by the coding sequence ATGCTCGCCAATCTGACCGCCTTCTTCATTCACTGGGGCATCATCGCCTTGTCGCTGTGGGTGGCCAGTCATGTGTTCAGCGGCATCCGCTTTGCCAGTACCGGCACGCTGCTGGTTTCGGCGCTGCTGCTCAGTTTTGCCAACGCCGTGCTGCGCCCCTTGCTGATCGTGCTGACCCTGCCGCTGACTTTCCTGACCCTGGGTTTCTTCCTGCTCGTGATCAATGCGCTGATGTTGCTGCTGGTGGCGCGCCTGGTCGATGGCTTCAAAATCTCCGGCTTCTGGACGGCGTTTTTCGCCAGCCTGTTCATTGCGCTGATGAGCATGCTGCTCGGTGGACTGGTGCCGGATGCCGAGCTGACCATCTATCGCCTGCCGGCGAGCGGGCCGACCATCTCGATGTAG
- the yjjJ gene encoding type II toxin-antitoxin system HipA family toxin YjjJ — translation MPAPDHSLSIRTLLSSGPLTARQLAEKIGISQATLSRAMQVLGNQILRFGPYRSIHYALRRPLLAMPDVAIYRVTPAGQVEALGRLSPVQPTGYVMTNSDGSTSYSEGFPWWLDDMRPQGFLGRAFVAAQAETLGLPPRLGDWQEEHILRALLSQPGSDAIGNLIVGDAGREHFIQHPEPVALPATGLAAAYAERARQALSGETPASSAGGEQPKFGAYAETVDGPRHVLVKFSLAAAEGADNPVAQRWRDLLLAEHHALTLLRENAIAAVATRILDNGQQRFLEVERFDRIGPHGRRGLISLSAMDAEFIGLGRGGWPAMTARLLAERHITRDADEAACLLYAFGTLIGNTDMHPGNLSFVTDSGRPYQLAPAYDMLPMAFAPRSSGELPATLPAAGFDSQISSAQWRQALALAQAYLKRLNEEAGFTAEFGECLAALDRHLQTAAERIGRLG, via the coding sequence ATGCCAGCACCCGATCACTCGCTAAGCATTCGCACGCTGCTTTCATCCGGCCCGCTTACTGCCCGCCAGTTGGCCGAAAAAATCGGTATCAGCCAGGCCACGCTGTCCCGTGCCATGCAGGTACTGGGCAATCAGATCCTCCGTTTCGGCCCGTATCGATCCATTCACTACGCGCTGCGCCGGCCCCTGCTCGCCATGCCGGATGTTGCCATCTACCGCGTCACGCCGGCCGGCCAGGTCGAGGCGCTCGGGCGGCTCAGCCCGGTACAGCCCACCGGCTACGTGATGACCAACAGCGACGGCAGCACCAGCTACAGTGAAGGCTTTCCCTGGTGGCTGGACGACATGCGGCCGCAGGGTTTTCTCGGCCGCGCCTTCGTTGCCGCCCAGGCGGAAACGCTCGGCCTGCCGCCCCGTCTCGGCGACTGGCAGGAAGAACACATCCTGCGCGCCCTGCTCAGCCAGCCGGGCAGCGACGCCATCGGCAATTTGATTGTCGGTGATGCCGGGCGCGAGCACTTCATCCAGCACCCCGAGCCAGTTGCGCTACCGGCCACCGGGCTTGCCGCTGCCTACGCCGAACGCGCCCGGCAAGCGCTCAGCGGCGAAACCCCGGCCTCGTCAGCCGGCGGCGAGCAACCCAAGTTCGGCGCCTACGCTGAAACTGTCGATGGCCCGCGCCATGTGCTCGTCAAGTTTTCGCTTGCTGCCGCGGAAGGCGCCGACAACCCCGTCGCCCAACGCTGGCGCGACCTGTTGCTGGCCGAACACCACGCCCTGACGCTGCTGCGCGAAAACGCCATCGCCGCCGTCGCCACACGCATCCTCGACAACGGCCAACAACGCTTCCTCGAAGTCGAACGTTTCGATCGCATCGGCCCGCACGGCCGGCGCGGCCTCATCTCACTCAGTGCCATGGACGCCGAATTCATCGGCCTCGGCCGTGGCGGCTGGCCGGCCATGACCGCCCGCCTGCTTGCCGAGCGTCACATCACCCGCGACGCAGATGAGGCCGCCTGCCTGCTGTACGCCTTCGGCACGTTGATCGGCAACACCGACATGCACCCCGGCAACCTCTCCTTCGTCACCGACAGCGGCCGCCCCTACCAACTGGCGCCGGCCTACGACATGCTCCCCATGGCCTTCGCGCCGCGCAGCAGCGGCGAACTCCCCGCCACGCTACCGGCCGCCGGCTTTGACAGCCAGATCAGCAGCGCCCAGTGGCGCCAGGCACTGGCGCTGGCACAGGCCTATCTGAAGCGCCTGAACGAGGAAGCGGGATTCACTGCCGAATTTGGCGAATGCCTCGCCGCACTGGACAGACACTTGCAGACGGCCGCGGAGCGGATTGGGCGGCTGGGATAG
- a CDS encoding glutaredoxin family protein: MKTVIRAFFKTLRIVIGPFMLLGEFVTRPKGVARPAASQAEVDQQCASLVLYQYKTCPFCIKVRQEMRRLALKVERLDAQQPGTHREALISGGGKAKVPCLKITDPAGNTQWLYESGEIIKYLRSRFASA, from the coding sequence ATGAAAACAGTGATCAGAGCCTTCTTCAAAACCCTGCGGATCGTCATCGGCCCCTTCATGCTGCTCGGCGAGTTCGTCACCCGGCCCAAGGGAGTTGCGCGTCCTGCCGCAAGCCAGGCCGAGGTCGACCAGCAGTGCGCCAGCCTCGTCCTTTACCAGTACAAGACCTGCCCGTTTTGCATCAAGGTACGCCAGGAAATGCGGCGTCTCGCCCTCAAGGTAGAACGGCTAGATGCGCAACAGCCCGGAACCCACCGCGAGGCGCTGATCAGCGGCGGCGGCAAGGCCAAGGTGCCCTGCCTGAAAATCACCGACCCGGCCGGCAATACGCAGTGGCTCTACGAATCCGGCGAAATCATCAAGTATCTGCGCAGTCGTTTCGCCAGCGCCTGA
- a CDS encoding group II truncated hemoglobin — METMNQSSETPYQRIGGESAIRKLVDRFYQLMDELPEAYTARKIHPQDLTESGNKFVDFLSGWLGGPQLYVEKYGPPMLRRRHMPYTIGPEERDQWLMCMQLALEESVPDESLRTALYEQFVRIGEFMRNRGENLPSCGCGH; from the coding sequence ATGGAAACAATGAACCAAAGCAGCGAAACGCCCTATCAACGCATCGGCGGCGAAAGCGCCATCCGCAAACTGGTTGACCGCTTTTACCAGTTGATGGACGAACTCCCCGAAGCCTACACGGCGCGCAAGATTCACCCGCAAGACCTCACCGAATCGGGCAACAAGTTTGTCGATTTCCTCTCCGGCTGGCTGGGCGGCCCGCAGCTTTACGTCGAGAAATACGGCCCGCCCATGCTCAGGCGGCGCCACATGCCCTACACCATCGGCCCGGAAGAACGCGACCAATGGCTGATGTGCATGCAGCTTGCGCTGGAAGAATCGGTCCCCGATGAATCGCTGCGCACCGCCCTGTACGAGCAGTTCGTCCGCATCGGCGAATTCATGCGCAACCGGGGAGAAAACCTTCCGTCCTGCGGCTGCGGGCACTGA
- a CDS encoding NAD(P)H-dependent oxidoreductase translates to MKTLVVIAHPLPDSLTQALAQVAIKSLTAAGHEVVVENLYDAGFSPVLTEAERQSYYRLPFDASAIAGQVECLLAAEALVLVFPTWWFGFPAILKGWFDRVWGPGVAYDHASDLGPIRPRLLNLKHALAITSLGSPWWVDRLLLWQPVRRILKTALLGTCAPACRFGMLSLYQAEKLDSAQVRRFSSRIERALARWL, encoded by the coding sequence ATGAAAACCCTCGTCGTCATCGCCCACCCTCTCCCTGACAGCCTGACCCAAGCCCTGGCGCAGGTCGCCATCAAATCGCTGACCGCCGCCGGTCATGAGGTTGTGGTCGAAAATCTTTACGACGCGGGCTTTTCTCCGGTGCTGACCGAGGCCGAGCGGCAGAGCTACTACCGTTTGCCTTTCGACGCTTCTGCCATCGCCGGGCAGGTTGAGTGCTTGCTTGCCGCCGAGGCGCTGGTGCTGGTGTTTCCGACCTGGTGGTTCGGCTTTCCGGCGATCTTGAAGGGCTGGTTTGACCGGGTCTGGGGGCCTGGGGTGGCTTACGATCATGCCAGCGATCTGGGGCCGATTCGGCCGCGTTTGCTCAATCTGAAGCACGCGCTGGCGATCACTTCGCTGGGGTCGCCGTGGTGGGTGGATCGCCTGCTGCTGTGGCAGCCGGTCCGGCGCATCCTGAAAACGGCATTGCTGGGCACTTGCGCGCCGGCTTGCCGCTTCGGGATGCTGTCGCTGTATCAGGCGGAGAAGCTCGATTCGGCTCAGGTTCGGCGCTTTTCATCGCGCATTGAAAGGGCCTTGGCGCGCTGGTTGTGA
- a CDS encoding IS630 family transposase, with amino-acid sequence MDKEDARKLRPEQQKEKRKIALRMRMNGREFAEIGLAVGVHSRTVQYWWSRYQAEGLKSAVEGGKRGTEIGERRTLSVEQEWAVQQLISEKMPDQLKLSFALWTRAAVQELIHRRFKIDMPIRTVGEYLKRWGFTPQKPLKRAYEQKPELVEAWLKESYPRIARRAKDEGAEIHWGDETGIRSDCQHGRSYAPAGKTPVQRVPGSRFATNMISTVTNQGKVRFMLYRETMTATVLIRFLARLVRDAGRKVFLILDNLRVHHSNKVRDWLEKHTEHIELFFLPAYAPELNPDEYLNCDLKALVHGGKPARNRDELESKVRGAMMKIQNRPKRVMSYFRHRKIQYAA; translated from the coding sequence ATGGATAAAGAAGATGCCCGCAAGCTCAGGCCAGAGCAACAAAAGGAGAAGCGCAAGATAGCGCTTCGCATGCGAATGAACGGACGCGAATTTGCCGAGATTGGATTAGCGGTCGGAGTACATTCCCGTACGGTCCAATATTGGTGGTCGCGCTACCAGGCAGAAGGCCTCAAGTCGGCGGTAGAAGGCGGCAAAAGAGGCACGGAGATTGGTGAGCGACGCACACTCAGCGTGGAACAGGAGTGGGCAGTGCAGCAGTTGATCAGCGAGAAAATGCCTGACCAACTCAAGCTTTCCTTCGCGCTCTGGACACGGGCAGCAGTTCAGGAGTTGATCCATCGTCGTTTCAAGATCGACATGCCGATTCGGACGGTCGGTGAGTATCTCAAGCGCTGGGGTTTTACACCGCAGAAGCCGTTGAAGCGGGCCTATGAGCAGAAACCTGAATTGGTGGAGGCTTGGCTCAAGGAGAGTTACCCACGCATCGCCCGGCGCGCCAAGGACGAAGGGGCGGAGATTCACTGGGGTGACGAAACGGGCATCCGTAGCGATTGCCAACATGGCCGGAGCTATGCGCCAGCGGGAAAAACACCTGTTCAAAGGGTGCCCGGCAGCCGGTTTGCCACGAACATGATCTCCACGGTCACCAACCAGGGGAAAGTGCGCTTCATGCTCTATCGGGAAACGATGACGGCCACTGTCCTGATTCGATTCCTTGCACGCCTGGTTCGTGATGCTGGACGCAAAGTGTTTTTGATTCTCGACAACCTGCGAGTGCATCACAGCAACAAGGTTCGGGACTGGTTGGAAAAACATACCGAGCACATTGAGTTGTTCTTCTTGCCCGCCTACGCCCCGGAACTCAATCCGGACGAGTATCTGAATTGCGACCTGAAGGCCTTGGTTCATGGCGGAAAGCCTGCCAGGAATCGGGATGAACTGGAATCAAAGGTGCGAGGTGCAATGATGAAAATACAGAATCGCCCAAAACGGGTTATGTCCTATTTTAGACACCGAAAAATCCAATATGCCGCGTAA
- a CDS encoding RDD family protein, whose translation MNALSICQVNISWFLPAVGSVWFWTRKQATPGKMALSLSVLDADSGAALSVGQSIGRYLAYFVSAIPLGLGLIWVGFDNRKQGWHDKLAHSVVVRAKQRGPVSVRFPNA comes from the coding sequence ATAAACGCCCTATCTATTTGCCAGGTTAATATTTCCTGGTTTCTTCCCGCAGTTGGCTCGGTCTGGTTTTGGACACGAAAGCAAGCCACTCCGGGGAAGATGGCATTGTCACTAAGCGTTTTAGACGCCGACTCTGGCGCTGCGCTCTCTGTCGGCCAAAGCATCGGGAGATACTTGGCATATTTTGTATCTGCGATCCCGCTTGGGCTTGGATTGATCTGGGTTGGCTTTGATAACAGGAAACAAGGTTGGCACGACAAACTCGCTCATAGCGTCGTCGTCAGAGCCAAACAACGTGGTCCTGTTTCAGTCAGATTCCCCAATGCCTAG
- a CDS encoding RDD family protein, translated as MNESDFEYAGFWVRVGAALIDAVLVMAITFPLLVSIYGWKYFDSESVISGPADFIINPAIQ; from the coding sequence ATGAACGAATCAGATTTTGAATATGCAGGCTTCTGGGTGCGTGTGGGGGCTGCCCTCATCGATGCGGTATTGGTCATGGCAATTACATTTCCACTTCTCGTTTCAATTTATGGCTGGAAGTATTTTGATTCGGAGAGCGTGATTTCGGGCCCCGCTGATTTTATTATTAACCCGGCAATCCAATAG
- a CDS encoding DUF4747 family protein, which produces MPKRFSFDLFRLNIEDSSDLFIDINPRRLRGDTDIRQLLEASCDVAHDQIQKTRSAVFKWSIRSFVDLSEIAEQRDLVHIVLARSILEKDGMSVTDEGLTNSTSISYPPLASTIVCLFDLSRHLVAVEHTGDLSNTAWRDFMHQILSSAANSLEWWSTIELEPVPAHNDIVELFLSFQRVTRMKVTLRIPNPELNRYTKSVYEDLRDSGIREITQDMKNPGGLSKLPNARPFASAVLAEQGYKKGEVTVEGLRNDTFEVAQSGNEAARGVVKGLRDFVRGINVNLRTKEAKNAIAAICAEIDRVHPLREE; this is translated from the coding sequence TTGCCAAAACGCTTTTCATTCGATTTGTTCAGGCTGAATATTGAGGATTCATCTGATTTATTTATCGACATAAATCCAAGGCGCCTCAGAGGCGATACAGATATACGCCAGCTTCTTGAGGCTTCATGCGATGTTGCTCACGATCAAATTCAAAAAACAAGAAGTGCTGTCTTCAAATGGAGTATTCGCTCCTTTGTTGATCTTAGTGAAATAGCGGAGCAACGAGACCTAGTTCACATAGTTTTAGCAAGAAGCATCCTAGAAAAAGATGGGATGAGTGTTACGGACGAAGGCCTTACAAATAGCACATCAATTTCATATCCTCCACTAGCTAGCACAATCGTTTGCCTATTCGATCTATCGCGCCATCTTGTGGCCGTAGAACATACAGGAGATCTATCAAACACAGCTTGGCGAGACTTCATGCACCAAATTCTTTCGAGCGCCGCAAACTCATTGGAGTGGTGGTCAACTATTGAACTGGAGCCCGTTCCCGCGCACAACGATATCGTTGAGCTTTTTCTATCATTTCAGCGGGTTACAAGAATGAAAGTGACCCTGAGAATCCCAAATCCAGAGCTAAATAGATACACTAAATCGGTGTACGAGGATCTTAGAGACAGTGGGATTCGAGAAATAACTCAGGATATGAAAAATCCCGGCGGACTTTCCAAGTTACCAAATGCTCGCCCCTTCGCATCTGCTGTCCTTGCCGAGCAAGGTTACAAGAAGGGCGAAGTAACTGTTGAAGGTCTGCGTAATGATACTTTTGAAGTTGCTCAGTCTGGTAATGAAGCCGCTCGCGGAGTTGTTAAGGGGCTGAGAGATTTTGTGCGCGGAATAAATGTAAATCTACGCACAAAGGAAGCAAAAAATGCAATTGCTGCAATCTGCGCGGAAATTGATAGAGTTCATCCACTGAGAGAAGAATGA
- a CDS encoding DUF3800 domain-containing protein translates to MELKKIFSVSSYSNKQKENMFFYVDESGHTGPNIFDVDQPVLYYGVLSATTNLDLVAEEQVKLARKKLGVERLHAAELGLGGLVKISDYLISVQKRHKPIFDLYRVAKPDHAIICFFDQVFDQGINPAMTWTGYWTPLRYILLVKLASLFDENLAKLAWSSRIETKNQHAESLLIQVCSELINRLKALPDERSRQLLGDSLNWAIRNPDKLQYNCQSKKEVLTVTPNLIGFQSVMHGIASRLKNGKSFASITIDQQSQFNKAQKNLAEFYANARDIPWETGPGLPKMDLSKIPTAPISIRSGKESVGLELVDCYLWLFKRLLEGKDVADELAPIFRAQAYRGRTDEISINAISNRWSKWFDELVEPTSDQIDMAENIRRIDESRRQEAISRQ, encoded by the coding sequence TTGGAATTAAAGAAAATCTTTTCGGTTTCGTCATATTCGAATAAACAGAAAGAAAATATGTTTTTCTATGTCGATGAAAGTGGTCATACAGGCCCCAATATTTTTGATGTTGACCAACCTGTTCTTTACTACGGTGTACTAAGTGCAACGACCAACCTAGACCTTGTCGCAGAGGAGCAGGTTAAATTGGCACGAAAGAAGCTTGGCGTTGAACGGCTTCATGCAGCCGAATTGGGGCTTGGAGGGTTGGTCAAGATTTCTGACTACCTTATTTCCGTGCAAAAGAGACATAAACCGATTTTTGACCTCTATCGTGTTGCCAAGCCTGATCATGCCATTATTTGTTTCTTTGATCAGGTGTTTGATCAAGGAATCAATCCAGCAATGACATGGACTGGATATTGGACACCGCTTCGCTATATTTTGCTGGTAAAACTCGCGTCGCTATTTGACGAGAACCTCGCGAAACTCGCATGGAGTTCTCGAATTGAAACAAAAAATCAACACGCCGAATCATTACTAATTCAGGTATGCAGTGAATTGATTAATAGATTAAAGGCTCTGCCGGATGAAAGGTCTAGGCAGCTATTGGGTGACTCTCTGAATTGGGCCATTCGAAATCCAGATAAATTACAGTACAACTGCCAATCAAAAAAAGAAGTGCTAACTGTAACTCCAAATTTAATTGGGTTTCAATCGGTTATGCATGGCATTGCATCTAGGCTTAAAAACGGTAAATCTTTCGCTAGTATTACGATTGATCAGCAATCTCAGTTTAATAAAGCACAAAAGAATCTCGCAGAGTTTTATGCGAATGCTCGCGATATTCCTTGGGAAACTGGGCCAGGATTGCCAAAAATGGATTTGTCAAAAATTCCAACAGCACCCATTTCGATCCGTTCGGGAAAAGAAAGCGTGGGACTTGAGCTTGTGGATTGCTATTTGTGGCTTTTCAAGCGTCTTCTTGAAGGTAAGGATGTGGCGGATGAGTTAGCCCCGATTTTTAGGGCTCAGGCTTATCGTGGTCGTACCGACGAAATTTCGATAAATGCAATTTCAAACCGTTGGTCTAAATGGTTTGATGAACTCGTTGAACCAACGAGTGATCAGATTGATATGGCAGAAAACATAAGACGTATTGACGAAAGTCGAAGGCAAGAAGCTATTAGTCGGCAATAG